The following are encoded in a window of Trichomycterus rosablanca isolate fTriRos1 chromosome 13, fTriRos1.hap1, whole genome shotgun sequence genomic DNA:
- the LOC134325737 gene encoding transmembrane protein 179 — MAKDHFIFTQCVLYFLAFVFGFIAVVPLSENTEDFGGKCLLFTRGMWQNENITVSKQRFIVEEWGPQSSCSFITFVSVASLLLAAVQAWRLLFFICKGHDDSIFNGFLNLLISLFVVFAVFLSSTIVSVGFNLWCDAITEGGSMPGSCEDLQDTDLELGLDNSAFYDQFAIAQFGLWAAWMTWLGITIMAFLKVYYNYRQEDLLDSLIHEKEFLLGRSSRRCSDVPIKKSGMI, encoded by the exons ATGGCCAAAGATCATTTTATATTCACGCAGTGCGTCTTGTATTTTTTGGCGTTCGTGTTCGGTTTTATCGCGGTTGTGCCGCTGTCTGAAAATACTGAGGATTTCGGGGGAAAATGTCTGCTGTTTACGCGGGGTATGTGGCAGAACGAGAACATTACGGTCTCGAAGCAGCGCTTTATAGTGGAGGAGTGGGGACCGCAATCTTCCTGCAGCTTCATCACATTCGTTAGTGTAGCATCACTGCTGCTGGCAGCTGTGCAGGCCTGGAGACTGCTCTTCTTCATCTGCAAGGGCCATGATGA CTCCATTTTCAATGGCTTCCTAAACCTGCTGATCAGCTTGTTTGTCGTGTTTGCGGTATTCCTGTCAAGCACTATTGTGAGTGTGGGCTTCAACCTGTGGTGTGATGCAATTACAGAGGGGGGCAGCATGCCTGGCAG CTGTGAGGATTTACAGGATACTGATCTGGAACTTGGCTTAGACAACTCTGCCTTCTATGACCAGTTTGCGATTGCACAA tTTGGACTGTGGGCTGCTTGGATGACTTGGTTAGGCATCACAATCATGGCCTTCCTAAAAGTCTACTACAACTACAGACAGGAGGACCTGCTGGATAGTCTGATCCATGAAAAGGAGTTCCTGCTCGGTCGTTCCTCACGCCGTTGCTCTGATGTACCCATCAAGAAAAGTGGCATGATCTGA